One genomic region from Pyrinomonadaceae bacterium encodes:
- a CDS encoding SGNH/GDSL hydrolase family protein, whose product MRSALLLIMLSMTAAGCLSRNPAVTKDAERTVESQQRKPMIAGPITYVALGDSTGIGVGGTRGGYVPVLSRKLEQVRPGSKLHNYSLSGGTTADVSRQIEKTVAAKPQLITISVGVNDIRRGVSAERFAANYDEILVRLTSETDATVVISNIPDLSSSRHVPAVVRIQMQAMIEQFNARLREVANKRAVQLFDIYQFTHEELQQHPEYFSRDGFHPSDAGYDLWAEKMWPVVAASLE is encoded by the coding sequence ATGAGATCAGCATTGCTGTTGATTATGCTTTCAATGACGGCCGCCGGTTGTCTTTCGCGAAACCCTGCCGTCACTAAAGACGCAGAACGAACGGTAGAGAGCCAACAAAGAAAACCTATGATTGCCGGACCGATCACTTACGTTGCACTTGGAGATTCAACCGGGATCGGTGTCGGAGGAACTCGGGGCGGCTATGTGCCTGTCCTGTCCCGGAAGCTAGAGCAGGTGCGCCCGGGATCAAAGCTCCATAACTACTCACTGAGCGGCGGCACCACGGCCGATGTCTCGCGCCAAATTGAAAAGACAGTTGCGGCAAAACCTCAGCTCATAACAATCAGCGTCGGGGTTAACGACATCAGACGTGGCGTTTCGGCAGAACGATTTGCGGCGAATTACGATGAAATACTGGTCCGACTAACGAGTGAAACCGACGCGACGGTGGTGATCTCTAATATTCCTGACCTCTCCAGCTCAAGACACGTTCCGGCGGTAGTTCGCATCCAGATGCAAGCGATGATTGAGCAATTCAACGCGCGGCTACGCGAGGTCGCGAATAAGCGGGCCGTTCAACTCTTTGACATCTATCAATTTACGCACGAAGAGTTACAACAACACCCTGAATACTTTTCGCGGGATGGCTTCCATCCCTCTGACGCTGGTTACGATCTCTGGGCCGAAAAGATGTGGCCGGTGGTGGCCGCGTCGCTGGAGTAA